One Chiloscyllium plagiosum isolate BGI_BamShark_2017 chromosome 34, ASM401019v2, whole genome shotgun sequence genomic window carries:
- the LOC122540166 gene encoding uncharacterized protein LOC122540166: MSQKEDLSEVTVSQTVSSWELDRGKESNQCERRLLTVLLASVLLLFIIIASLVCTFWLLIFPKFTAENKGTGGKFAVHILADRGPNETVRWSATPGLGRNHLGSGFRFENQKLQTTRDGMYYVYAKLKVYCSVLNECKNSSPVKLDITHCIESSCLPVLSTEMKVSQEKGQEEQVAFGYSGILVQISSKGFIQAKIEGLQKEDNVMLDIDHTYFGAFLIES; encoded by the exons ATGTCCCAGAAAGAGGATTTGAGCGAAGTTACCGTGAGTCAGACCGTGAGCAGCTGGGAGTTAGACCGAGGCAAGGAATCGAACCAGTGTGAGCGCCGTTTGCTCACTGTCCTGCTCGCCTCCGTGCTGCTACTTTTCATCATCATCGCATCCCTTGTCTGCACCTTTTGGCTTTTAATCTTTCCCAAATTTACCGCGGAGAACAAGGGAACTGGAGGCAAA TTTGCTGTACACATATTAGCAGATCGTG GGCCCAACGAAACAGTAAGATGGTCAGCCACCCCTGGGCTAGGACGGAACCATTTGGGCAGTGGCTTCCGTTTTGAAAATCAGAAGTTACAGACCACCAGAGATGGGATGTATTATGTGTATGCAAAGCTGAAAGTGTACtgctcagttttaaatgaatgcaaGAACAGTTCACCGGTCAAGTTAGATATTACCCACTGCATTGAAAGTTCCTGCTTACCTGTACTGAGCACTGAGATGAAAGTATCCCAGGAGAAGGGACAAGAGGAACAGGTTGCCTTTGGGTATTCGGGCATATTAGTCCAAATCTCGAGCAAGGGCTTCATCCAAGCCAAAATTGAAGGCTTGCAGAAGGAAGACAATGTCATGCTGGATATTGATCATACATATTTTGGAGCTTTCTTGATAGAAAGCTAG